A genomic region of Trifolium pratense cultivar HEN17-A07 linkage group LG3, ARS_RC_1.1, whole genome shotgun sequence contains the following coding sequences:
- the LOC123914250 gene encoding 15-cis-zeta-carotene isomerase, chloroplastic-like: MASTPLVFSTFLSSKLFQTSHNHHHHPPPLNSFPSSSLSYKSKQSLHYFHSKPLLFSPKLITRAASEERASEVIDSDLVGEDSATFDLKNQKLSSWFYFTAILGVVLFVLNVIWIDDSTGFGTAFVDSISGISDSHEVVMLVLVLIFAGVHSGLASFRDTGEKLIGERGYRVLFAGTSLPLALTMIVYFINHRYDGVQLWQLQDVPGVHQLVWLSNFISFLFLYPSTFNLLEVAAVDKPKLHLYETGIMRITRHPQMVGQVMWCLAHTVWIGNSVAVAASFALIAHHLFGVWNGDRKLSERYGEDFEIVKGRTSVVPFAAILDGRQKLPKDFYKEFIRLPYFTITALTLGAYFAHPLMRAASFNLHW, encoded by the exons ATGGCTTCAACACCTCTTGTCTTCTCCACCTTTCTCTCTTCCAAACTCTTCCAAACTTCCcacaatcatcatcatcatcctccaCCCCTTAATTCTtttccatcttcttctttaTCCTACAAATCAAAACAGAGTTTACATTATTTCCATTCAAAGCCACTGTTGTTTTCTCCAAAACTAATCACACGAGCTGCTTCTGAAGAACGTGCTAGTGAAGTCATAGATTCTGATTTGGTGGGTGAGGATTCTGCAACCTTTGACCTTAAAAATCAGAAACTTTCTTCTTGGTTTTACTTCACTGCAATTTTGGGAGTGGTTCTGTTTGTTCTTAATGTGATTTGGATTGATGATTCAACTGGGTTTGGTACTGCTTTTGTTGATTCCATTTCAGGAATTTCAGATAGTCATGAG GTTGTTATGTTGGTCCTGGTTCTCATATTTGCGGGTGTCCACAGTGGCCTGGCCAGCTTCCGTGACACCGGTGAGAAACTCATTGGAGAGCGAGGTTACCGTGTTCTTTTTGCAGGAACGTCGCTACCTTTAGCTCTCACCATGATT GTGTATTTTATTAATCATAGATATGATGGAGTTCAGCTCTGGCAGCTCCAAGATGTTCCCGGCGTACATCAACTTGTGTGGCTATCTAATTTCATCTCGTTCTTGTTCCTATATCCTTCAACCTTTAATCTTTTAGAGGTTGCAGCAGTTGACAAGCCTAAATTGCATCTATATGAAACTGGAATTATGAGAATAACCAGGCATCCACAG ATGGTTGGACAGGTTATGTGGTGTCTTGCACATACAGTTTGGATTGGAAATTCTGTGGCGGTTGCGGCTTCATTCGCCTTAATTGCACACCATTTATTCGGTGTTTGGAATGGAGATAGGAAACTGTCTGAAAGATATGGGGAAGATTTTGAGATAGTTAAGGGTAGAACAAGTGTTGTACCTTTTGCAGCAATACTTGATGGAAGACAAAAGTTACCAAAAGATTTCTACAAGGAGTTCATTCGATTACCATATTTTACAATCACTGCCTTAACATTAGGAGCTTACTTTGCACATCCACTTATGCGGGCAGCTAGTTTCAATCTTCATTGGTAG